Proteins co-encoded in one Gehongia tenuis genomic window:
- a CDS encoding phage tail tube protein, which produces MGYLKASDTLFGQEGRAYATIDGQVEEMFYIKRLTASVEKNKVKMATLGRRALQHKAAGYEGKGEMTIYYVTSLFRQIMCDYMKRGRDLYFDIQVTNEDPTSAAGRQTVVLKNVNLDSVVMAALDVEAEALEEDVSFTFDDVEILQSFTAPELG; this is translated from the coding sequence ATGGGCTATCTGAAAGCCAGTGATACCCTGTTCGGCCAGGAGGGCCGGGCCTATGCCACCATCGACGGCCAGGTGGAGGAGATGTTCTACATCAAGCGGCTCACCGCTTCCGTGGAGAAAAACAAGGTCAAGATGGCGACCCTGGGCAGGCGCGCCTTGCAGCATAAGGCCGCCGGCTACGAGGGCAAGGGCGAGATGACCATCTATTACGTTACCAGCCTGTTTCGTCAGATCATGTGCGATTACATGAAGCGCGGCCGGGATCTCTATTTCGATATTCAGGTCACCAACGAGGACCCCACCTCCGCCGCCGGCCGGCAGACCGTGGTCCTGAAAAATGTCAATCTTGATTCCGTCGTCATGGCCGCCCTGGACGTGGAGGCCGAAGCCCTGGAGGAGGACGTTTCCTTCACCTTCGACGACGTGGAGATCCTCCAAAGCTTCACCGCCCCGGAATTGGGTTGA
- a CDS encoding phage tail assembly chaperone: MDLREFLQRHPVDDIREKVVVGERLRDEAGNPLAFEIRALTADAFEKVRRASERPGPNGPVLDARRFTEYLVIEGVAAPSFRDAEAMAELSCSTPEQYLAKTLLAGEILKLSAAIQRLSGFDTSLDEDIQTAKN; this comes from the coding sequence ATGGATCTTCGAGAGTTCTTACAGCGTCATCCGGTGGACGATATCCGGGAAAAGGTGGTCGTGGGCGAACGGCTCCGGGACGAGGCGGGCAATCCCCTCGCCTTTGAGATCCGGGCGCTCACTGCGGACGCCTTTGAAAAGGTCCGCCGCGCCAGCGAACGGCCCGGCCCAAACGGACCGGTGCTGGATGCCAGAAGGTTTACAGAATATCTTGTCATTGAGGGCGTGGCGGCGCCGTCCTTCCGGGACGCCGAGGCCATGGCGGAACTGTCCTGCTCCACACCGGAGCAGTATCTGGCCAAAACCCTTCTCGCCGGGGAGATTCTCAAACTGTCCGCCGCCATTCAGCGGCTGTCCGGCTTCGATACCTCCCTGGACGAGGACATTCAAACAGCAAAAAACTGA
- a CDS encoding LysM peptidoglycan-binding domain-containing protein: MEKIYMAAGSFAFELPVLPESLSITVPGANERFDTAESYQGTLFKWHKNRQLTLKGVFPGEGDPYVENGYSPEYYVNAIQGWMEAFTPVKLNWTGGAIDVYMTVTVENFTYTEEGGMPGTLSYEMDLVEYRKLAAPQVNTGSLSLEIQNALTAELGANTSGITGSVTGEGGSGSGSTAAPPREDNRTIPETYTLVKGDCLWSIARRFYGDGTKYKAIQTLNNIPNSKLNSLPIGLVIRLP, translated from the coding sequence ATGGAAAAGATCTACATGGCCGCGGGCAGCTTCGCCTTTGAACTGCCGGTGCTGCCCGAGAGCCTCAGCATCACCGTGCCCGGCGCAAACGAGCGTTTCGATACCGCCGAATCCTATCAGGGCACCCTGTTCAAGTGGCACAAGAACCGTCAGCTCACGCTGAAGGGCGTCTTTCCGGGCGAGGGCGATCCCTATGTGGAAAACGGTTATTCGCCTGAATATTATGTAAATGCAATTCAGGGATGGATGGAAGCCTTTACACCTGTAAAACTCAACTGGACAGGCGGCGCTATCGATGTGTATATGACGGTCACTGTAGAAAATTTTACGTACACCGAAGAGGGCGGCATGCCCGGCACGCTCAGCTACGAGATGGATCTGGTGGAATACAGGAAATTGGCGGCGCCTCAGGTGAACACCGGGTCCCTTTCCCTTGAGATCCAAAATGCGCTGACGGCGGAGCTTGGCGCCAACACCTCCGGCATCACCGGAAGCGTCACCGGGGAGGGCGGCTCGGGATCGGGGAGCACGGCCGCGCCGCCGCGGGAGGACAACCGCACCATTCCCGAGACCTACACCCTGGTGAAGGGGGACTGCCTTTGGTCCATCGCCCGGCGCTTCTACGGCGACGGCACGAAGTACAAGGCGATCCAGACCCTGAACAACATCCCCAATTCCAAGCTGAACAGCCTGCCCATCGGGCTGGTGATCCGGCTGCCCTAG
- a CDS encoding XkdQ/YqbQ family protein, which produces MELYWEPKGGGVFELTPVAGDVKWFSSAAGQAGYVEFEMMKGAADLRTGDGIRLALSGADRFLGRVFTLTAGPDRVKVRAYDQLRYLLQKYSYTFTGVTASAMLRAMARDFRLAVGAVADTGYVFAKFAADGQSLLDMMLSALKQTRENTGRLFVLGDEAGRLTLTDCRNRIRPFALSAAHNLTDYSDVHTIDESAYTKFEISRTAGSGREVRTLVNAPAMDRFGVLLWTGSAGSEESAAVMDSRLRQAERRYAREHRSFSCEGAGEDVRAGDVVAVMAAGETRPYLIASVRHAFAGGARHTMKLELERFA; this is translated from the coding sequence ATGGAACTGTATTGGGAGCCCAAAGGCGGCGGCGTATTTGAGCTGACGCCGGTGGCGGGGGACGTGAAGTGGTTCTCCTCGGCGGCGGGCCAGGCGGGCTACGTGGAGTTTGAGATGATGAAGGGGGCGGCGGACCTGCGGACCGGGGACGGCATCCGGCTGGCGCTGTCCGGCGCCGACCGGTTCCTGGGACGGGTGTTCACCCTCACGGCGGGCCCGGACCGGGTGAAGGTGCGGGCATATGATCAGCTGCGGTATCTCTTGCAGAAGTACAGCTACACCTTCACCGGCGTGACGGCCTCGGCCATGCTGAGGGCCATGGCCCGGGATTTCCGGCTGGCGGTGGGCGCCGTGGCGGACACGGGCTATGTGTTCGCCAAGTTTGCCGCCGATGGGCAGAGCCTTCTGGATATGATGCTCTCCGCGCTGAAACAGACCCGGGAGAACACCGGCAGGCTGTTCGTGCTGGGGGATGAGGCGGGGCGGCTCACCCTCACCGACTGCCGGAACCGGATCCGGCCCTTTGCCCTGTCGGCGGCCCACAACCTGACCGACTACTCCGACGTTCATACCATAGATGAAAGTGCTTACACCAAGTTTGAGATCAGCCGCACCGCGGGCTCGGGACGGGAGGTCAGAACGCTGGTGAACGCTCCGGCCATGGACCGCTTCGGCGTGCTGCTTTGGACGGGCAGCGCCGGCAGTGAGGAGAGCGCCGCGGTGATGGACAGCCGTCTGAGGCAGGCGGAGCGGCGCTACGCCAGGGAGCACCGGAGCTTCTCCTGCGAGGGCGCCGGGGAGGATGTGCGCGCCGGCGACGTGGTGGCGGTGATGGCGGCCGGCGAGACCCGGCCCTATCTGATCGCCTCCGTGCGCCATGCCTTTGCCGGCGGCGCCCGGCACACCATGAAGCTGGAGCTGGAAAGATTCGCCTGA
- a CDS encoding DUF2577 family protein, with the protein MLEVIKGCVEGMLEAKALSQAVTGEVTLASPLTVKVEQHLVLSGPFLTMTERAASLALKAGDWVLMLRAQGGQDYYVLDRIERG; encoded by the coding sequence ATGCTGGAAGTGATCAAGGGATGCGTGGAAGGTATGCTGGAGGCCAAGGCGCTGAGCCAGGCCGTCACCGGCGAGGTGACCCTGGCCTCGCCGCTGACGGTGAAGGTGGAGCAGCATCTGGTGCTCTCCGGCCCTTTCCTGACGATGACCGAGCGGGCGGCGTCGCTGGCGCTCAAGGCGGGCGACTGGGTGCTGATGCTCCGGGCCCAGGGCGGCCAGGACTACTACGTGCTGGACCGAATCGAGAGGGGGTAG
- a CDS encoding DUF2634 domain-containing protein, translating into MWKTFKLDFEKGRAAGIIDGEEALKQAVGLALAVPRYRYAIYSPDYGSELESLIGGGRAYGAAQIPGMVEDALLADPRIQAVENLTLVENGSEFLVSFAVKADSGRQEMEVSVNV; encoded by the coding sequence TTGTGGAAAACCTTCAAGCTGGACTTTGAAAAGGGCCGGGCGGCGGGCATCATCGACGGCGAGGAAGCCCTGAAGCAGGCGGTGGGCCTCGCTCTGGCGGTGCCGCGGTACCGCTACGCCATCTATTCGCCGGACTATGGCAGCGAGCTGGAATCCCTCATCGGCGGCGGACGGGCCTACGGCGCGGCCCAGATCCCGGGGATGGTGGAGGATGCGCTGCTGGCGGATCCCCGCATCCAGGCGGTGGAGAACCTGACCCTGGTGGAGAACGGCAGCGAGTTCCTCGTGTCCTTCGCGGTGAAGGCGGACTCCGGCCGGCAAGAAATGGAGGTATCGGTGAATGTATGA
- a CDS encoding baseplate J/gp47 family protein, which yields MYEAMNYETLLERMLARVEGLDTSEGSVVMTALAPAAALLAQAYMDLDTAINLSFADTADGEYLERRAKELGIARSPATKAVCIASFLDSAGLAAGVDIGSRWNGGEVNYRVIEAVSGGYRVECETAGTVGNGTGPLSPVDYAPGVASAAITAVESAGKDVESDEDLRKRYFDRLTAFPFAGNYTAYREMCEAQKGVTGCRLETPNTANGAVNIFLIGENYLPAGSGVVSAVQDVFTDNRNGLGLAPVGHLVTVAAAGSLEVALSAALTLEADADETAVKAAAQAAYENYLLELRQDWSERAAVVRVAQVTLKLLQVPGVTDVSDVKLNNGTVNITLDNHTVPVTGGVSFV from the coding sequence ATGTATGAAGCCATGAACTATGAAACCCTGCTGGAGCGGATGCTGGCCCGGGTGGAGGGCCTGGACACGTCGGAGGGATCGGTGGTCATGACGGCGCTGGCTCCGGCGGCGGCGCTGCTGGCTCAGGCCTATATGGACCTGGACACGGCCATCAATCTCTCCTTCGCCGATACCGCCGACGGCGAATACCTGGAGCGGCGGGCAAAGGAGCTGGGCATTGCGCGCTCCCCCGCCACCAAGGCCGTGTGCATCGCAAGCTTTCTGGACAGCGCCGGTCTGGCGGCCGGGGTGGACATCGGCAGCCGCTGGAACGGCGGCGAGGTGAACTACCGGGTGATCGAGGCCGTGAGCGGCGGCTACCGCGTGGAATGCGAGACGGCGGGCACGGTGGGCAATGGTACGGGCCCCCTCTCGCCAGTGGACTATGCGCCGGGCGTGGCCAGCGCGGCCATCACCGCCGTGGAGAGCGCCGGCAAGGATGTGGAAAGCGACGAGGACCTGCGGAAACGTTACTTTGACCGGCTGACCGCCTTCCCCTTCGCCGGCAACTACACCGCCTACCGGGAGATGTGCGAGGCCCAAAAGGGCGTCACCGGCTGCCGGCTGGAGACGCCGAACACCGCCAACGGTGCGGTTAACATATTCCTGATCGGCGAAAACTATCTGCCCGCCGGAAGCGGGGTGGTCTCGGCGGTGCAGGACGTGTTCACCGATAACCGGAACGGCCTTGGGCTGGCGCCGGTGGGCCATCTGGTGACGGTGGCGGCGGCCGGGAGCTTGGAGGTCGCCCTCTCGGCAGCCCTCACGCTGGAGGCGGACGCCGATGAGACGGCGGTGAAGGCGGCGGCCCAGGCGGCCTACGAGAACTATCTTCTGGAGCTGCGCCAGGACTGGAGCGAGCGGGCGGCGGTGGTCCGGGTGGCCCAGGTGACGCTGAAGCTGCTGCAGGTGCCGGGGGTGACGGACGTGTCCGACGTGAAGCTGAACAACGGAACGGTCAACATAACCCTTGACAACCACACGGTGCCGGTGACGGGAGGTGTGAGCTTTGTTTGA
- a CDS encoding putative phage tail protein, which translates to MFEPRTVMEHWPEMFRELTEFQALADALDPEFSALGAAIDDFLAAQFIETAPEWAVRRREEMLELLPSTDMDYRKKRLSTCWGAPPPYNLASITAVLERLVGAGKVNMSLLNRTLTLELGPQNPGEMSQAIATVREMVPANVLVRVMPTAVTRITPHFTITLTQTLPMALGRWALGEYAFTGKRETKEVEYI; encoded by the coding sequence TTGTTTGAGCCGAGGACGGTCATGGAGCACTGGCCGGAGATGTTCCGGGAGCTGACGGAGTTTCAGGCCCTGGCGGATGCGCTGGACCCGGAGTTCTCCGCCCTCGGCGCGGCGATCGATGATTTCCTCGCGGCCCAGTTCATCGAGACGGCTCCGGAGTGGGCGGTGCGGCGGCGGGAGGAGATGCTGGAGCTTCTGCCCTCCACCGACATGGACTACCGCAAAAAGCGGCTGTCCACCTGCTGGGGCGCTCCGCCGCCCTACAACCTCGCGTCCATCACCGCCGTGCTGGAACGGCTGGTGGGGGCGGGCAAGGTGAACATGTCGCTGCTCAACCGCACCCTCACGCTGGAGCTCGGCCCGCAGAATCCCGGCGAGATGTCCCAGGCCATCGCCACCGTGCGGGAGATGGTTCCGGCCAACGTGCTGGTCCGGGTCATGCCCACGGCGGTCACCCGCATCACGCCGCACTTCACCATCACGCTCACCCAGACCCTGCCCATGGCCCTCGGCCGCTGGGCCCTCGGGGAATACGCCTTTACCGGCAAGCGGGAAACGAAGGAGGTAGAATACATTTGA
- a CDS encoding phage holin family protein gives MEMDLMEYLVSQALVLVPALWVIGAMIKRIPRAPHWVIPFVLLVLGIVGAGLILGFSVESVLQGIIAAGVAVFGHQLVKQAAEASSQTVVIKANKNRN, from the coding sequence ATGGAGATGGATTTAATGGAGTATTTGGTTTCACAGGCGCTGGTGCTGGTGCCCGCCCTGTGGGTGATCGGGGCCATGATCAAAAGGATTCCCCGGGCGCCCCACTGGGTGATACCCTTTGTGCTCCTGGTGCTGGGCATCGTGGGCGCGGGACTCATCCTCGGGTTCAGCGTTGAGAGCGTCCTGCAGGGCATCATCGCGGCGGGCGTGGCCGTGTTCGGGCACCAGCTCGTCAAGCAGGCGGCGGAAGCCTCCAGCCAGACCGTGGTCATCAAGGCCAACAAAAACCGGAACTGA
- a CDS encoding S1C family serine protease, producing the protein MMNHNYYDEAVSHVVDEALGAGPAFEHSNGASGQPGYTPAGSGAPEGQGAAHRNHPPKKRPFKVLRFTAIAAAIAVTATGSSFLTAHLMEERMAEIAASQVQSGGAASGLTRTALGGTASTQEIVSEVSPSIVGIKMTVSVPSRNPYAYYYGGGGGTQQTSGEGSGIIVSQDGTILTNYHVVEYADPEGQYGEYTQLTVTLSDGTEYPATFVKGDSERDLALIKIEAANLPAATLGDSDDLSVGETVLCFGSPLGLQGSVSQGVVSAVNRELAAGETGGTQSFVQTDAAINSGNSGGALVNSRGEVVGVNSAKISASGVEGLGFAIPINDAKAFIAGTAEGTTI; encoded by the coding sequence ATGATGAATCATAATTATTACGACGAAGCCGTCAGCCACGTGGTGGACGAGGCCTTGGGCGCGGGCCCGGCTTTTGAGCATAGCAACGGCGCCAGCGGCCAGCCTGGGTACACCCCGGCAGGCTCCGGCGCTCCCGAGGGACAGGGCGCAGCCCATAGGAACCACCCTCCGAAAAAACGGCCCTTTAAGGTTCTGCGCTTTACGGCCATCGCGGCGGCCATTGCCGTCACCGCCACCGGATCGAGCTTCCTCACCGCTCATCTGATGGAGGAGCGCATGGCGGAGATCGCGGCGAGCCAGGTTCAATCGGGCGGCGCCGCAAGCGGACTCACCCGCACCGCCCTCGGCGGCACGGCGAGCACCCAGGAGATCGTCTCAGAGGTCAGTCCCAGCATCGTGGGCATCAAGATGACGGTGTCCGTACCCAGCCGCAACCCCTACGCCTATTACTATGGCGGGGGCGGCGGCACCCAGCAGACCTCCGGCGAGGGGTCGGGGATCATCGTTTCCCAGGACGGAACCATCCTCACCAATTACCATGTGGTGGAATACGCTGATCCCGAGGGCCAATACGGCGAATACACCCAGCTCACCGTGACCCTCTCCGACGGCACCGAGTACCCGGCGACCTTTGTCAAGGGCGATTCGGAGCGGGATCTGGCCCTCATCAAGATCGAGGCCGCGAATCTTCCAGCGGCCACGCTGGGCGATTCCGATGACCTGTCCGTGGGCGAGACGGTGCTGTGCTTTGGCAGTCCCCTCGGCCTTCAGGGCTCCGTGTCCCAGGGCGTGGTCTCCGCAGTGAACCGCGAACTGGCGGCCGGCGAGACGGGCGGAACCCAGAGTTTCGTTCAGACCGATGCGGCCATCAATTCCGGCAACTCCGGCGGCGCCCTGGTCAACAGCAGGGGTGAAGTGGTGGGTGTGAACTCGGCCAAGATCAGCGCCAGCGGCGTGGAGGGTCTCGGGTTCGCCATCCCCATCAACGACGCCAAAGCCTTCATCGCGGGCACCGCGGAAGGTACCACGATTTAA
- a CDS encoding LolA-like protein: protein MKKFWAAVLCLVLAAALMAGCAKKPDELIKSAMENSSNYESSQGWMDMTLGMNGSASGINMDIEVNMHMNYATIMEGDKPAKMKMDGNLSMMGMDIPYEMYARKADSGYEASMKMGEEWSVSEGFDVEAFNNTVSFDPALFKNLTAAGKEKVGNTDCTKITGTMAPADMMSYLEMMGGGGFNVNNDSFSEETLKELTDVNVTVWVSESENRVVQITMDGTEMMNAAMLKSLEESGESLEGDDSVAVSAFNVTFHVSSINDVEDFEIPAEAFAAAE, encoded by the coding sequence ATGAAGAAATTTTGGGCGGCCGTCCTGTGCCTTGTGCTGGCGGCGGCGCTGATGGCGGGCTGCGCGAAGAAGCCCGACGAGCTGATCAAATCCGCCATGGAAAACAGCTCAAACTACGAGAGTTCCCAGGGCTGGATGGACATGACCCTCGGCATGAACGGTTCCGCCAGCGGCATCAACATGGACATCGAGGTCAATATGCACATGAACTATGCCACCATCATGGAGGGCGATAAGCCCGCCAAGATGAAGATGGACGGCAATCTGTCCATGATGGGCATGGATATCCCCTACGAAATGTACGCCCGCAAGGCGGACAGCGGCTACGAGGCGTCCATGAAGATGGGCGAGGAATGGTCCGTATCCGAGGGCTTCGACGTGGAGGCCTTCAACAACACCGTGTCCTTCGATCCGGCTCTTTTCAAGAACCTCACGGCCGCCGGCAAGGAAAAGGTGGGCAACACCGACTGCACCAAGATCACCGGCACCATGGCCCCCGCCGATATGATGAGCTATCTTGAGATGATGGGCGGCGGCGGCTTCAACGTGAACAACGACTCCTTCTCCGAGGAGACGCTGAAGGAGCTGACCGATGTGAACGTCACCGTGTGGGTCAGCGAGAGCGAGAACCGGGTGGTGCAGATCACCATGGACGGCACCGAGATGATGAACGCGGCCATGCTGAAATCCCTGGAGGAGTCGGGCGAGAGCCTGGAGGGCGATGATTCCGTGGCCGTTTCCGCCTTCAACGTCACCTTCCATGTGAGCTCCATCAACGATGTGGAGGATTTCGAGATCCCGGCGGAGGCCTTCGCCGCGGCCGAGTAA
- the spoIIID gene encoding sporulation transcriptional regulator SpoIIID, giving the protein MKDYIEERVLTLASYILDTGATVREAAKVHKISKSTVHKDLVDRLPKLNKSLYRKVKKVLDKNKAERHIRGGQATYLKYKHMKEEKAE; this is encoded by the coding sequence TTGAAGGACTATATCGAAGAGCGGGTGCTGACACTGGCTTCGTATATTCTGGACACGGGTGCCACGGTGCGCGAGGCAGCCAAGGTGCATAAAATCTCCAAATCCACCGTTCACAAGGATCTGGTGGACCGCCTGCCCAAACTGAACAAGAGCCTGTACCGCAAGGTGAAGAAGGTACTGGATAAGAACAAGGCGGAGCGTCACATCCGGGGCGGCCAGGCCACCTATTTGAAATACAAGCATATGAAGGAAGAGAAGGCCGAATAA